A portion of the Burkholderia pseudomultivorans genome contains these proteins:
- a CDS encoding DNA-3-methyladenine glycosylase family protein: MSIETATITSIPDGGPVPPSAQMELRFKAPYDWARVLRFFSGRAIPGVEQVADGVYRRIVDLHGAAGRLTVTRHPRRHCLIATVEGAAARHVDAAFAARVASMFDLGADPAAIGGGLARDPWFAPLVAAAPGLRVPGAWSGFELAVRAIVGQQVSVKAATTIVGRLVERAGERIVPDAGEPAGDGVPAWRFPTPDALAACDLAKIGMPGKRAAALTGMARAVAAGDVPVDPAHADLATLRAAWLDLPGIGPWTVEYIAMRAWRDPDAWPASDLVLMQSIAARDPALDRLASQKRRTEGWRPWRAYAALHLWNEVADRAGAARGG; the protein is encoded by the coding sequence TTGAGCATCGAAACAGCCACGATCACGTCAATTCCGGACGGCGGCCCTGTGCCGCCGTCCGCGCAGATGGAACTGCGCTTCAAGGCGCCGTACGACTGGGCGCGCGTGCTGCGCTTCTTCAGCGGGCGCGCGATTCCGGGCGTCGAGCAGGTCGCGGACGGCGTGTATCGCCGCATCGTCGACCTGCACGGCGCAGCGGGCCGGCTCACCGTGACCCGGCATCCGCGCCGGCACTGCCTGATCGCGACGGTCGAAGGCGCGGCGGCGCGCCACGTCGACGCGGCGTTTGCCGCGCGCGTCGCGTCGATGTTCGATCTCGGCGCCGACCCGGCCGCAATCGGCGGCGGGCTTGCGCGCGACCCGTGGTTCGCGCCGCTGGTCGCGGCCGCGCCGGGGCTGCGCGTGCCGGGCGCGTGGTCGGGCTTCGAGCTCGCGGTGCGCGCGATCGTCGGCCAGCAGGTCAGCGTGAAGGCCGCGACGACGATCGTCGGGCGGCTCGTCGAGCGGGCCGGCGAACGCATCGTGCCCGACGCCGGCGAGCCGGCGGGCGACGGCGTTCCCGCGTGGCGGTTTCCGACGCCCGACGCGCTGGCCGCGTGCGATCTCGCGAAGATCGGCATGCCTGGCAAGCGCGCGGCGGCGCTGACCGGGATGGCGCGCGCGGTGGCGGCCGGCGACGTGCCGGTCGATCCGGCGCACGCCGATCTCGCGACACTGCGCGCCGCGTGGCTCGATCTGCCCGGCATCGGCCCGTGGACCGTCGAGTACATCGCGATGCGCGCGTGGCGCGACCCGGACGCGTGGCCGGCGTCCGACCTCGTGCTGATGCAGTCGATCGCCGCGCGCGACCCGGCGCTCGACCGGCTCGCGAGCCAGAAGCGGCGCACCGAAGGCTGGCGGCCGTGGCGCGCGTATGCGGCGCTTCATCTGTGGAACGAGGTGGCCGATCGCGCTGGCGCGGCGCGCGGCGGGTGA
- the ada gene encoding bifunctional DNA-binding transcriptional regulator/O6-methylguanine-DNA methyltransferase Ada has protein sequence MKAAYPTDDARWGAVTARDPHADGAFFYAVRTTGVFCRPTCASRLPRREHVAFFADPAAARAAGFRPCKRCQPEGLPRELEIVNRACAVLDAHPDRLTLQQLSDAVHVSPFHLQRLFKRVVGVSPRQYQAAQRGAALRQALQSGQPVTRAAVDAGFNSTSRLYASVPRELGMAPSAFRRQGEGLRIDYATAATPLGTVLVAATGKGICRIAFGDEPAALVDELKETFARAELVESSARLAPFVAQIGAYLDGTRHTFDLPLDIAPTAFQQRVWEALTHIPYGETRSYSEIAEALGAPRAVRAVASACASNPVALAIPCHRVVQKGGALAGYRWGVRRKATLLASEARHAHDDEPATVDEGSAA, from the coding sequence ATGAAAGCCGCCTATCCGACCGACGACGCCCGCTGGGGCGCAGTGACCGCCCGCGATCCGCACGCGGACGGCGCGTTTTTCTATGCGGTGCGCACGACCGGCGTGTTCTGTCGCCCGACCTGCGCGTCGCGCCTGCCGCGCCGCGAGCACGTGGCGTTCTTCGCCGATCCGGCCGCCGCGCGCGCAGCCGGGTTCCGGCCGTGCAAGCGCTGCCAGCCGGAAGGGCTGCCGCGCGAGCTGGAGATCGTCAATCGCGCCTGCGCGGTGCTCGACGCGCACCCCGACCGGCTCACGCTGCAGCAGCTGAGCGACGCCGTGCATGTGAGCCCGTTCCATCTTCAACGGCTGTTCAAGCGCGTGGTCGGCGTGTCGCCGCGCCAGTATCAGGCCGCGCAGCGCGGCGCCGCGCTGCGGCAGGCGCTGCAGAGCGGCCAGCCGGTCACGCGGGCGGCCGTCGATGCGGGCTTCAACTCGACGTCGCGCCTGTACGCGTCGGTGCCGCGCGAGCTCGGGATGGCGCCGTCCGCGTTCCGTCGCCAGGGCGAGGGCCTGCGGATCGACTATGCGACCGCTGCGACGCCGCTCGGCACCGTGCTGGTCGCCGCGACCGGGAAAGGCATCTGCCGGATCGCGTTCGGCGACGAGCCGGCGGCGCTCGTCGACGAGCTGAAGGAGACGTTCGCACGCGCCGAGCTGGTCGAGTCGTCCGCGCGGCTTGCGCCGTTCGTCGCGCAGATCGGCGCGTATCTCGACGGCACGCGACACACGTTCGACCTGCCGCTCGACATCGCGCCGACCGCGTTCCAGCAGCGCGTATGGGAAGCGCTGACGCATATCCCGTACGGCGAGACGCGCAGCTACTCGGAGATCGCCGAGGCGCTGGGCGCGCCGCGTGCGGTGCGGGCCGTCGCGTCGGCGTGCGCGTCGAACCCGGTCGCGCTCGCGATCCCGTGCCATCGCGTCGTGCAGAAGGGCGGCGCGCTCGCCGGCTATCGCTGGGGCGTGCGCCGCAAGGCGACACTGCTTGCATCCGAGGCGCGTCATGCGCACGATGACGAACCGGCCACCGTCGACGAGGGCAGCGCAGCTTGA
- a CDS encoding VOC family protein encodes MKPTIRAIDHVVLRVTDMAAMTRFYCDAVGCHVEKEQPDLGLVQLRAGDALIDLLTVGGKIDRADSGPPGAGRNLDHLCLRVEPFDPDALIAHFAAHGAQPGAPAERYGAGGYGPSIYLFDPEGNMLEFKGPPAVIG; translated from the coding sequence ATGAAACCGACCATCCGCGCGATCGATCACGTCGTGCTGCGCGTGACCGACATGGCTGCGATGACGCGCTTTTACTGCGACGCCGTCGGCTGCCACGTGGAGAAGGAACAGCCCGACCTGGGCCTCGTGCAGTTGCGCGCCGGCGATGCGCTGATCGACCTGCTGACGGTCGGCGGCAAGATCGATCGCGCCGACAGCGGGCCGCCCGGCGCGGGCCGCAATCTCGATCACCTGTGCCTGCGCGTGGAGCCGTTCGACCCCGACGCACTCATCGCGCACTTCGCCGCGCACGGCGCGCAACCCGGCGCGCCCGCGGAACGCTACGGCGCCGGCGGCTACGGGCCGTCGATCTATCTGTTCGACCCGGAAGGCAACATGCTGGAGTTCAAGGGGCCGCCCGCCGTCATCGGGTAA
- a CDS encoding YaeQ family protein, translated as MALKSTIYKAELQIADMDRHYYADHALTVARHPSETDERMMVRIAAFALLAHERLEFGKGLSDTDEPDLWQKDLTGAIDAWIEVGQPDERRISKAAGRAAQVTVIAYGGKTSDIWWQGVRSKVERLRNVQVLSLADGVAAALGRLAERTMRLQCTVQDGAAWISSADHDPVAVEWTILKPRADA; from the coding sequence ATGGCGCTGAAATCCACGATCTACAAAGCCGAACTGCAAATCGCCGACATGGATCGGCATTACTACGCCGATCACGCGCTGACGGTCGCGCGCCATCCGTCGGAAACCGACGAGCGGATGATGGTGCGGATCGCCGCGTTCGCGCTGCTCGCGCACGAGCGGCTGGAGTTCGGCAAGGGGCTGTCGGACACCGACGAGCCGGACCTGTGGCAGAAGGACCTGACCGGCGCGATCGATGCGTGGATCGAGGTCGGGCAGCCGGACGAACGGCGCATCTCGAAGGCGGCCGGCCGCGCCGCGCAGGTCACGGTGATCGCGTACGGCGGCAAGACCTCGGATATCTGGTGGCAGGGCGTGCGCAGCAAGGTCGAGCGGCTGCGCAACGTGCAGGTGCTGTCGCTGGCCGACGGCGTCGCGGCCGCGCTCGGACGGCTCGCCGAGCGCACGATGCGGCTGCAGTGCACGGTGCAGGACGGCGCCGCGTGGATCTCGAGCGCCGATCACGACCCGGTCGCGGTCGAATGGACGATCCTGAAGCCGCGCGCCGACGCGTGA
- the sap1 gene encoding surface attachment protein Sap1, with protein sequence MMKRTGVFLALVGAFAVVSIAQAGGDSAVKPAQEIQLTKNAWGCLSKDNLDSVLSHERDGKSQAKQQYFDDYRCLSVPEGQRFRVVSVEQGDVQFVSADNSDQQGLWTDSRFIKQ encoded by the coding sequence ATGATGAAGCGTACCGGTGTCTTTCTTGCCCTCGTTGGCGCATTTGCCGTGGTGTCGATTGCCCAGGCGGGCGGCGATTCGGCCGTCAAGCCGGCGCAGGAAATCCAGTTGACGAAGAACGCATGGGGCTGTCTGTCGAAAGACAATCTGGACTCCGTACTGAGTCACGAGCGCGACGGCAAGTCGCAGGCGAAGCAGCAGTACTTCGACGACTACCGCTGCCTGTCGGTGCCGGAAGGCCAGCGCTTCCGCGTGGTGTCGGTCGAGCAGGGCGACGTGCAGTTCGTCAGCGCCGACAACAGCGACCAGCAGGGTCTCTGGACCGATTCGCGCTTCATCAAGCAGTAA